The following are encoded in a window of Rosa chinensis cultivar Old Blush chromosome 4, RchiOBHm-V2, whole genome shotgun sequence genomic DNA:
- the LOC112200594 gene encoding protein indeterminate-domain 5, chloroplastic isoform X3, translated as MATNRFICEVCNKGFQREQNLQLHRRGHNLPWKLKQKTNKEPKRKVYLCPEPTCVHHDPSRALGDLTGIKKHFSRKHGEKKWKCEKCSKRYAVQSDWKAHSKTCGTREYRCDCGTLFSRRDSFITHRAFCDALAQESARHPSSLSAMATSSHLYPGNNQMMSLGLSQMGGGSSLPPNNMLRLGTNGAGGAAKFEHLMNPSSFGQAQPIPNSSTTFFNQGFQDQQHSLNGPYAANKSLHGLMQLPDLQSNTPSNNSPSSTTTAAGSLFNLGFFSSNNSDHHQFSDGNGGTQGTTLFPNGMADHIGSGLQSSLFGNSLQHENMNGAHMSATALLQKAAQMGSTTSTESSSLLRGLAGSTSSSTRAVAKSISGRQLVSSNSTIGGVSFSRESSSGGEHEQHMRSQQQHVENENHHLQGLIMNSLTNGNSSAASIFGAAGDHHNNFGTHGFANGSTTRVSLMDQQQHNNTNFSNVDEAKLTLDFLGVGGIVRNMGGGGGGGYEHRGINMSSLDPELKSSQQPSQPYGGTSALQ; from the exons ATGGCAACAAACAGATTCATATGTGAGGTGTGCAACAAAGGGTTCCAAAGGGAGCAGAACCTACAGCTCCACAGAAGAGGACACAACCTGCCTTGGAAGTTAAAGCAGAAGACTAACAAAGAACCCAAGCGCAAGGTCTATCTGTGCCCCGAGCCCACCTGCGTCCACCACGACCCATCTCGAGCCCTCGGAGACCTAACCGGCATCAAAAAGCACTTCTCGAGAAAGCACGGCGAGAAAAAGTGGAAGTGCGAGAAGTGCTCCAAGCGGTATGCTGTTCAATCTGATTGGAAGGCTCATTCTAAGACTTGCGGCACTCGAGAGTACCGATGCGACTGTGGTACTCTCTTCTCCAG GCGGGACAGTTTCATCACGCATAGGGCCTTCTGCGATGCACTAGCTCAAGAGAGTGCAAGGCATCCTTCAAGCTTAAGCGCCATGGCTACTAGTTCTCATCTCTATCCAGGAAATAACCAAATGATGAGCTTAGGCCTTTCCCAAATGGGTGGCGGTTCCTCCCTCCCACCTAATAACATGTTGAGGCTAGGGACTAATGGTGCTGGCGGTGCTGCGAAATTTGAGCACCTCATGAATCCTTCCTCATTCGGACAAGCGCAGCCTATACCTAATTCTTCGACTACTTTCTTCAATCAAGGGTTTCAGGATCAGCAACATTCTCTGAATGGACCATATGCTGCTAACAAATCGTTACATGGGCTAATGCAACTTCCTGATCTCCAAAGCAACACTCCTAGTAACAACTCGCCCTCATCAACTACTACTGCTGCCGGTAGTCTCTTTAACCTCGGCTTCTTTTCGAGTAATAATTCTGATCATCATCAGTTTAGTGATGGAAATGGTGGCACCCAAGGGACGACGCTCTTTCCGAATGGTATGGCTGATCATATTGGTTCGGGGCTACAATCCAGCCTCTTCGGGAATTCCTTACAACATGAGAACATGAATGGTGCACATATGTCTGCCACCGCATTGCTTCAGAAAGCCGCTCAAATGGGTTCAACTACAAGCACCGAAAGCTCATCTTTGCTAAGAGGATTAGCCGGGAGTACTTCATCAAGTACAAGAGCAGTAGCAAAATCCATTTCCGGTCGGCAACTGGTCTCTTCTAACTCTACTATCGGTGGTGTCAGCTTTAGCCGCGAGAGTAGTAGCGGTGGTGAACATGAGCAACACATGAGATCACAGCAGCAGCATGTGGAAAATGAAAACCACCATCTTCAAGGATTAATCATGAACTCTCTTACCAATGGAAACAGCTCCGCGGCCTCCATTTTCGGAGCAGCTGGGGATCATCATAACAACTTTGGTACTCATGGGTTTGCCAATGGCAGTACTACTAGGGTTTCTCTGATGGATCAGCAGCAGCACAACAACACAAACTTTAGCAACGTGGATGAGGCGAAATTAACCTTGGATTTCCTTGGCGTTGGAGGGATTGTAAGAAAcatgggtggtggtggtggtggtggatatGAGCACCGTGGCATCAATATGAGCTCTTTAGACCCAGAGTTGAAGTCATCGCAACAGCCAAGTCAACCTTATGGAGGCACTAGTGCACTGCAATGA
- the LOC112200594 gene encoding protein indeterminate-domain 4, chloroplastic isoform X1: MAAASSSLAFFGSNSREENQNQLMSSLQQPSPASSTAPISTTTPTAPPPKKRRNQPGNPTDPDAEVIALSPKTLMATNRFICEVCNKGFQREQNLQLHRRGHNLPWKLKQKTNKEPKRKVYLCPEPTCVHHDPSRALGDLTGIKKHFSRKHGEKKWKCEKCSKRYAVQSDWKAHSKTCGTREYRCDCGTLFSRRDSFITHRAFCDALAQESARHPSSLSAMATSSHLYPGNNQMMSLGLSQMGGGSSLPPNNMLRLGTNGAGGAAKFEHLMNPSSFGQAQPIPNSSTTFFNQGFQDQQHSLNGPYAANKSLHGLMQLPDLQSNTPSNNSPSSTTTAAGSLFNLGFFSSNNSDHHQFSDGNGGTQGTTLFPNGMADHIGSGLQSSLFGNSLQHENMNGAHMSATALLQKAAQMGSTTSTESSSLLRGLAGSTSSSTRAVAKSISGRQLVSSNSTIGGVSFSRESSSGGEHEQHMRSQQQHVENENHHLQGLIMNSLTNGNSSAASIFGAAGDHHNNFGTHGFANGSTTRVSLMDQQQHNNTNFSNVDEAKLTLDFLGVGGIVRNMGGGGGGGYEHRGINMSSLDPELKSSQQPSQPYGGTSALQ; encoded by the exons ATGGCGGCTGCTTCTTCATCGCTGGCCTTCTTTGGGAGTAATAGCagagaagaaaatcaaaaccagcTGATGTCGTCGCTACAACAACCATCGCCAGCTTCCTCAACTGCTCCAATTTCTACCACTACACCCACTGCACCTCctccaaagaaaagaagaaatcaacCCGGAAATCCAA CAGATCCAGATGCGGAGGTCATCGCACTATCTCCCAAGACCTTAATGGCAACAAACAGATTCATATGTGAGGTGTGCAACAAAGGGTTCCAAAGGGAGCAGAACCTACAGCTCCACAGAAGAGGACACAACCTGCCTTGGAAGTTAAAGCAGAAGACTAACAAAGAACCCAAGCGCAAGGTCTATCTGTGCCCCGAGCCCACCTGCGTCCACCACGACCCATCTCGAGCCCTCGGAGACCTAACCGGCATCAAAAAGCACTTCTCGAGAAAGCACGGCGAGAAAAAGTGGAAGTGCGAGAAGTGCTCCAAGCGGTATGCTGTTCAATCTGATTGGAAGGCTCATTCTAAGACTTGCGGCACTCGAGAGTACCGATGCGACTGTGGTACTCTCTTCTCCAG GCGGGACAGTTTCATCACGCATAGGGCCTTCTGCGATGCACTAGCTCAAGAGAGTGCAAGGCATCCTTCAAGCTTAAGCGCCATGGCTACTAGTTCTCATCTCTATCCAGGAAATAACCAAATGATGAGCTTAGGCCTTTCCCAAATGGGTGGCGGTTCCTCCCTCCCACCTAATAACATGTTGAGGCTAGGGACTAATGGTGCTGGCGGTGCTGCGAAATTTGAGCACCTCATGAATCCTTCCTCATTCGGACAAGCGCAGCCTATACCTAATTCTTCGACTACTTTCTTCAATCAAGGGTTTCAGGATCAGCAACATTCTCTGAATGGACCATATGCTGCTAACAAATCGTTACATGGGCTAATGCAACTTCCTGATCTCCAAAGCAACACTCCTAGTAACAACTCGCCCTCATCAACTACTACTGCTGCCGGTAGTCTCTTTAACCTCGGCTTCTTTTCGAGTAATAATTCTGATCATCATCAGTTTAGTGATGGAAATGGTGGCACCCAAGGGACGACGCTCTTTCCGAATGGTATGGCTGATCATATTGGTTCGGGGCTACAATCCAGCCTCTTCGGGAATTCCTTACAACATGAGAACATGAATGGTGCACATATGTCTGCCACCGCATTGCTTCAGAAAGCCGCTCAAATGGGTTCAACTACAAGCACCGAAAGCTCATCTTTGCTAAGAGGATTAGCCGGGAGTACTTCATCAAGTACAAGAGCAGTAGCAAAATCCATTTCCGGTCGGCAACTGGTCTCTTCTAACTCTACTATCGGTGGTGTCAGCTTTAGCCGCGAGAGTAGTAGCGGTGGTGAACATGAGCAACACATGAGATCACAGCAGCAGCATGTGGAAAATGAAAACCACCATCTTCAAGGATTAATCATGAACTCTCTTACCAATGGAAACAGCTCCGCGGCCTCCATTTTCGGAGCAGCTGGGGATCATCATAACAACTTTGGTACTCATGGGTTTGCCAATGGCAGTACTACTAGGGTTTCTCTGATGGATCAGCAGCAGCACAACAACACAAACTTTAGCAACGTGGATGAGGCGAAATTAACCTTGGATTTCCTTGGCGTTGGAGGGATTGTAAGAAAcatgggtggtggtggtggtggtggatatGAGCACCGTGGCATCAATATGAGCTCTTTAGACCCAGAGTTGAAGTCATCGCAACAGCCAAGTCAACCTTATGGAGGCACTAGTGCACTGCAATGA
- the LOC112200594 gene encoding protein indeterminate-domain 4, chloroplastic isoform X2, giving the protein MAAASSSLAFFGSNSREENQNQLMSSLQQPSPASSTAPISTTTPTAPPPKKRRNQPGNPNPDAEVIALSPKTLMATNRFICEVCNKGFQREQNLQLHRRGHNLPWKLKQKTNKEPKRKVYLCPEPTCVHHDPSRALGDLTGIKKHFSRKHGEKKWKCEKCSKRYAVQSDWKAHSKTCGTREYRCDCGTLFSRRDSFITHRAFCDALAQESARHPSSLSAMATSSHLYPGNNQMMSLGLSQMGGGSSLPPNNMLRLGTNGAGGAAKFEHLMNPSSFGQAQPIPNSSTTFFNQGFQDQQHSLNGPYAANKSLHGLMQLPDLQSNTPSNNSPSSTTTAAGSLFNLGFFSSNNSDHHQFSDGNGGTQGTTLFPNGMADHIGSGLQSSLFGNSLQHENMNGAHMSATALLQKAAQMGSTTSTESSSLLRGLAGSTSSSTRAVAKSISGRQLVSSNSTIGGVSFSRESSSGGEHEQHMRSQQQHVENENHHLQGLIMNSLTNGNSSAASIFGAAGDHHNNFGTHGFANGSTTRVSLMDQQQHNNTNFSNVDEAKLTLDFLGVGGIVRNMGGGGGGGYEHRGINMSSLDPELKSSQQPSQPYGGTSALQ; this is encoded by the exons ATGGCGGCTGCTTCTTCATCGCTGGCCTTCTTTGGGAGTAATAGCagagaagaaaatcaaaaccagcTGATGTCGTCGCTACAACAACCATCGCCAGCTTCCTCAACTGCTCCAATTTCTACCACTACACCCACTGCACCTCctccaaagaaaagaagaaatcaacCCGGAAATCCAA ATCCAGATGCGGAGGTCATCGCACTATCTCCCAAGACCTTAATGGCAACAAACAGATTCATATGTGAGGTGTGCAACAAAGGGTTCCAAAGGGAGCAGAACCTACAGCTCCACAGAAGAGGACACAACCTGCCTTGGAAGTTAAAGCAGAAGACTAACAAAGAACCCAAGCGCAAGGTCTATCTGTGCCCCGAGCCCACCTGCGTCCACCACGACCCATCTCGAGCCCTCGGAGACCTAACCGGCATCAAAAAGCACTTCTCGAGAAAGCACGGCGAGAAAAAGTGGAAGTGCGAGAAGTGCTCCAAGCGGTATGCTGTTCAATCTGATTGGAAGGCTCATTCTAAGACTTGCGGCACTCGAGAGTACCGATGCGACTGTGGTACTCTCTTCTCCAG GCGGGACAGTTTCATCACGCATAGGGCCTTCTGCGATGCACTAGCTCAAGAGAGTGCAAGGCATCCTTCAAGCTTAAGCGCCATGGCTACTAGTTCTCATCTCTATCCAGGAAATAACCAAATGATGAGCTTAGGCCTTTCCCAAATGGGTGGCGGTTCCTCCCTCCCACCTAATAACATGTTGAGGCTAGGGACTAATGGTGCTGGCGGTGCTGCGAAATTTGAGCACCTCATGAATCCTTCCTCATTCGGACAAGCGCAGCCTATACCTAATTCTTCGACTACTTTCTTCAATCAAGGGTTTCAGGATCAGCAACATTCTCTGAATGGACCATATGCTGCTAACAAATCGTTACATGGGCTAATGCAACTTCCTGATCTCCAAAGCAACACTCCTAGTAACAACTCGCCCTCATCAACTACTACTGCTGCCGGTAGTCTCTTTAACCTCGGCTTCTTTTCGAGTAATAATTCTGATCATCATCAGTTTAGTGATGGAAATGGTGGCACCCAAGGGACGACGCTCTTTCCGAATGGTATGGCTGATCATATTGGTTCGGGGCTACAATCCAGCCTCTTCGGGAATTCCTTACAACATGAGAACATGAATGGTGCACATATGTCTGCCACCGCATTGCTTCAGAAAGCCGCTCAAATGGGTTCAACTACAAGCACCGAAAGCTCATCTTTGCTAAGAGGATTAGCCGGGAGTACTTCATCAAGTACAAGAGCAGTAGCAAAATCCATTTCCGGTCGGCAACTGGTCTCTTCTAACTCTACTATCGGTGGTGTCAGCTTTAGCCGCGAGAGTAGTAGCGGTGGTGAACATGAGCAACACATGAGATCACAGCAGCAGCATGTGGAAAATGAAAACCACCATCTTCAAGGATTAATCATGAACTCTCTTACCAATGGAAACAGCTCCGCGGCCTCCATTTTCGGAGCAGCTGGGGATCATCATAACAACTTTGGTACTCATGGGTTTGCCAATGGCAGTACTACTAGGGTTTCTCTGATGGATCAGCAGCAGCACAACAACACAAACTTTAGCAACGTGGATGAGGCGAAATTAACCTTGGATTTCCTTGGCGTTGGAGGGATTGTAAGAAAcatgggtggtggtggtggtggtggatatGAGCACCGTGGCATCAATATGAGCTCTTTAGACCCAGAGTTGAAGTCATCGCAACAGCCAAGTCAACCTTATGGAGGCACTAGTGCACTGCAATGA